tgccttttacatgcggaattgacacaaaaatcactcgatttggatgagtaacgaagaaactgccgaaaaactgcgtacgtataattaaataaacgcaatttgcaattaattaacaattacgaaaattaatcaccccttttaattcttgcaaatttgtaatatttaaccatgttcatgcaatttagattatgaaaataataaggggctcgtgataccactgttaggttatgattcatatgacagttcataaatcatgcggaaaaaccataaagccaggaaacatattatttacacataatcatttagcatagtttagatgcatactctttgttgcgtgccttccctagctgcgcccgaaccgaacaagaacaagtatttaggactccaagtgtcgtccctccgtagatagtccacagcacgtccggatccgccttaagattgaccaactagaatcgcccttaaggttctaatattttcggttaggtaggcaagaatattggctgatttttctgcttaaaaatcttagttttgaatacttaaaacttgttgtataaataatgacccctaggcctttatttatagagttatggaaaaggaatcgtaatcctagtaggatacgaattaattgaaattagaatcctacatgaattctatttaattaatttatccaattaggaatagaaatttaatcatacactgactcttgtagatttaggaatcacgcatgagcacaaactcacacacacacggcagccacaagggctgcccatgcgcgtgcgagcagcagcccacgcagcgcggcccacgcatccgtggccttggcgcgcgctgggcctgccttgcggtaggcctgggcgctgccttggctgggcttgtggcgcgcgtgcttgctgggcgatggcccggcttcgtgctgggccttcgtccggcaggcctcgtccgatgctaattcgtacgatacgcttccgactaaatttccagttccggaatttatttccgatgcgaacaatatttaatatttccgattccggaattaatttccgtttcgaacaaatatttaatatttccgtttccggaattattttccgattccggtaatatttccgattctgacaatatttccgtttccggcaatatttccgattctggtaatatttccatttccaataatattttccgatacgtaccatgtttccgtttccggcaacatctacgacttggataatattcatatttccgatacgatccatatttccgtttccggcaatatcatcgtttccggagtattcatttcttgcctgtgacgatcttagctcccactgaaaccaagatccgtcggttccgaatattcatagatggagtatttaatgtcattaaatacttgatccgtttacgtactatttgtgtgaccctacgggttcagtcaagagtaagctgtggattaatatcattaattccacttgaactgaagcggcctctagctaggcattcagctcacttgatctcactgaattattaacttgttaattaatactgaaccgcatttattagacttaacatagaatgcatacttggaccaagggcattatttccttcactgacTTCCCCTTATCTTTGCCGGCCTTTCCAGGTTCGACATATATATCATTGTCAAGTGATAGGTGGAGACTACCGCCTGCACGTCATGTATGAATGGGCGACCGATGATCACATTGTAGGCCGCTGGTACTTTAATGATTAGGAAATCCACCATGAGATCTCGCATTTCGGATCCTTCTCCGATTTTCACCGGCAGCCTTATACTACCCTCTGGGTACACTGTAGATCCTGAGAAACCGATTACTGGGTAGTTCACCCTTTGAAGTTCGTCCTCTGGTATGTGCAATTGTTTGAAGGCTTCCCAGAAGATGATGTTTGCTGAGCTGCCGCCGTCTACCAGTACTCTGTTCACATCGGCATTTTCTATATCAATTGTAAGAACTAGTGGGTCATCATGCGGGAAAATGATGCCTCTGCAATCCGATTCCGAGAACGTCATCACTGGTATGCTGGGTGGGTTAGGCCACACTCTTGTGTTATGAAAGTTTACCATGTGCCTGTGTTCCTCCAAGCTTCTATTGGCGCCGCTTATTGTCCCTCCGTGGACTGGGCCGCCAGAAATTACATACACGGGTGGTTTTTTCCCGCCATCCCTCTGTTCTGCTCTGGCACTGGTTTCCGGCTGTTTTTGCTCGATTCTAGGCGGCTGATATGGTTGCTCGATTCTAGggtattgttgttgattttgctgTTGTGGCCGGTATGAATTGGTAGGGTTTCCCCCCACCGAGTTGTTACCATTTCCTTGCCTCGCTCTATACTGTGAGAAATACCCCTTTCTGACCatatcctcaatgttgtctttgagGTCTCTGCAGTCCTCTGTTAGGTGGCCGTGCTCATTATGGAAGTCACAGAATTTCTTGACATTCCTTTCCCTACTCTGCATTGGTGGCGGCCTTCTCCAGCCGTCCATCTTGttgtttatgttataaattgcCGTCCGCGGTGTGTTCAGCGGAGTGTAGTTATCAAAGAGTCCTCTGGACTCCCTTCTGTCTTGCCGGCTTCTCTGCCCTTGTGGATTGACATTtctgttattctggtttctctgGCCTGCCCCTTGCTGATTATTGCTCTGATGAAAATTGTTTCCTCCTTTTCCCGTCTGTGGGTTATAGCCTGGATTGTACCCGACATTTCCGCCGGTTGCCACTACCACATTGGAGATCTTCATCATTTCATCCCCCCTGATGTATTCGTTGGCCTTGTGCAGGACATCACCCAGATTGGTGTATGACTTCCGGCTGAGATATTTCTTGAATTCGCACTCTTGCATTCCCCTCATCAGAGCCAGAACAGCAACCTCCTGCTGCAAATTGGGAATAGTGATTGATTCGTTGTTAAAGCGGGTGAGATAATCCCTTAACGGCTCTCTATCTCTTTGAGCGAACGACATCAACTCTCCCGATgatttctttctcttctgtttGCTCACAAATCGTGACAAAAACGACGCCTGCAGCTGTCGGAAACTGTATATGGAGTGTGCCTCTATGCCCTTATACCAGCTCGCTGCAACTCCTAGGAGTGTAGATGGGAATACTTTGCACCACATGGCATCAGAGTCAGTGTACAGCATCATGTGTTGTTCGAATGTGGTGCAGTGATCCTCCGGATCCGTCGTCCCATCGTATCTCCCTGTCGGGATTTTTATCCTTTCCATCCTTTCTTCTAGGATTTCTCGGCACAGAGGAGAATCCTTTGGCTGGATTGTCTGCCGTCTAGCTATCTGTAGAACCGGCGCTCTTCGTTCATATTCCGCGATGGGGACTTGCTCTGTTTCGGGCCATTCTGTTTCCGCCGGATCCGAGCGCTTTCTTTTTTCTGGGGTGTTTTCTTGATTCAAGGCGGTTAGGAGATCCCTAACAGGTAACTGGGGAGCTGCCGACCTGGTCTTTCTTAGACTGCCGACTGACCCTAGCTGCTGCGAGGCTGGTAGGTCTGACAAAGCGGCCATCACCGCCGACAGTGTTTTCAATTGCTCTCCCGTGAATACCTCCGACAGGGGAGACAGGCGCTCCTGCAGCGTCTGTTCCAGCGGAGTTTTCGGTTGCTCTCTGGCAGGGCTTTCTATTTCTAACTCATCATCGTCCTCCACTGTAAATTCCCTTTGTGCCGGTATCGAGGTGTTTTTTGTTGCTGGGCTTATAACTGATTGTGCTTGTGACGGATGGGCGGGGTTTAGAAGTGAGGGTTGGAACTTGGAGGTTGTCGCCGGTTGCGGGGTTGTTGCTTTTTCTtgacttttctttgattttttaccGTCTTTCTGTGAGAAATCCATGCTGACTGTTCTACCGTTTCAAGGGATaaggtcccctccttctagcgccaattattccgggtgtggaatgagaacagctgactgtgggatactGGATTCCTGTCCAGATTGCCGGTTGatatctgcacaacagaatggattaactagcctcgggggtggttcgaggatcccccctccgatgcttaagtaagattactgagagattaagagatgattaagagatgattagagagtaagaaagaagtgtgtttaagtgtttgtgtacctcatagcaataaatgaggtgctccttatatagaccaatccaaggGTACGATCTGGTAGGTCCCTTGTGATTAGATAACGACCTGTTGATAGTGACCCTTGGTTGGTTGTCTTCATGATAATGCCGGTAGGGGGTCTTGCAAATAATGCCGGTAGAGGATATTTACCTAAGATGACCAGATTACCTGCAGGTTAAGTTTACATACggggagttctgccggtaccaggtggtgccggtaggacaccccgtacaTAAACTAATAATCTTAATTTTCCTGAAATAGTGAAAAGAAGGTCCAACATATTAGCTTCTTAATATAAGCCGAAACAAATGGGATCAAAAGGGTGAAGTTATGATGAATCCAATATCAGAATTATGACTAGTAGATTACATAAaattttgcaaatttgtatGATAAGGTTTTCCCAAACCCTTTTAAACTTAAGAAAAAGTTTCTGGtaagtttatttttattaaagaattgattttatttattttaataatatgtaAATAAGTGTCTTGTTTACCTTCATATACTCCAAAACTAAAGGTTAAACAAAACAAGTTATGTACTACATACATGCTATAAAAGTGCTATATTTTTTTTCGTGTAGTGAGTGACATAAAAAGCAAATTGATAAATGATATAAACGTGATTCGATCTCAATTTTTGAATACCATCTCTCAATAATTTatcaattaaactaattggcaTCTATGGTAAAATCATTATGGTAAAATCGTCATTATTAATGTACAAAATGGTATTAATACGATGATGCCTTACAAATTACAATGTGAGTATATGAGTGTCACATCACAAAATAAGCTAAATAATCGGTCAAAAAGCCTCCCTCTATTGCTTTGGCGGCTTGGCCGGTTGgtatttttcattaattaaatttattgttttggcCGGTTGGCTTCCCCACGGCCAATTTGGCCATTATTCTTTGTACTCCCCCCTGTTCTAGAATATTAGTCCGATTTGAAATCTTGATACTATTTACAATTAAAGAGAATattctaatttctttccaatacgtaattcaaaacatattcacatggaatcttattttgttcgtctttatgtgtagtttaacaatatcaaattttttatataattttaacaTACGTATTTAGAGATATTTACTTGTAAAAATTGAGTTGaaacgagttgaaaagtcaaaacatgactaatatttaagaacagagagactaatttttattttatttatttatatatacaaTTCAAAATCCGTGTTCCAACTTTAAAAACTTTGATTGGAAATTGATTTTCACTATCATATTTGTCAAAAACATTCTCCTATGAGtacatataaaaaaaatctcatacaaAATTGAATATGTTCATAGTCAAATACAATACTATGTAgttaatttcttttattttcgtaAACTCTCAAAGAAACAATACAAAATAGCATTTTGTGGAGTTTTTCTGTTGATTTAAATGAGCAACAAGGACAACACAAATTACAAATAGAGGTAtgagattcgaacctgagacttATTATATATTTACAAAGCGTCCAATCTTAATCACTACACTAATACATCATTGATTTTATAATGGAGTTTTGATGTTCTAAATTATTTAATCACTATGTGAGTCATGTAATTTGGAGCCAGGCCCATTATCAAAAAGATCTGATCCATGATTGAAAGAAATTCACTTTTGTAGAAGAAAGTCACAAAATTTCTAAGACTTTGGGCAGGCCCAATACTAATATTATTTCAAAAGCCCAATAAAACTAATCACAACTACAATTCCACCAGaccatattctctctcctctttcgttTCCTTTGTGCTTTAATTTGTCCATCAATTGTAATTTAGGTAGAACAATAGCCAATAGGTAGGATATGGGTAACGTCTAGCAATATCCGAATTCGAAGTAGGATCAAGAATTACAAGATCCTTACTCAGACCCTGTCTtatagggtatgggtagggtccGAAGTTTGAAGCGGGCCCGCATTGCCTATTTTTTCTATAACTTTTATcatatattaaaaatatatttccctcgttattttttaaatgacacaattatttaggcacgtttgccaatgcacgatttcaaacattaatatctccaattttggataagaaaaaattataaaaagttgatatttaaaaaatatttatcgagacgaatctaataagacctcacacgactatattttttcttaagtataaaccacaaaatcaagtcaaatgagcttgtgtgaatagtgttcaaaactcaattgtgtcatgtaaataagaacagaggaagtatacaATTATGTGTAATGCGCAAAAAATAATACAAgattaatgattaatttgaCATTTTAAAACGAATAAATAAACAAGTTTCACTACCCCAAGAGAACGTTTCTTTTGGTTGACTTTGAGGTTGCGTGTACATTACACATTACAATTTAAAGTACTAAGCTCAATGTTAGAGGTTTCTTTGACTTACAGGGTGATAGTGTCGATTAACTGTTAAAGGAGTAGGCATGATTTTGTGAATTGCTTTTAGATAGGGTCCAACATGATTCGGGTAGAGATCTAGACCCGCTGCCATCCCTTATTGTATAATAATGTTGGTCTTACTCCGTGGAATGACACAATTTCTTTATAATTCCTCCGTCTTTTTTTACTTGCACCGTTTTCTCTTGTTGGAAGTTGCACATTAGTTGcaccatttccttttatattatgttTTCACAAGCTTTTTATGTGTTCACATACTAAATACCCACTTTACGCTTACATGCATTTAGTTTTCTTTTGTTGCGGCCAATTACCAAGCCATGATTTTCCAGCCACGTCGGAGGTTATTTTGTTTCATATATTCGAATAAATCGGAATTTTTTAAGGTCCATTCAATATCTTTTTTGTTTAATCTAAATCATATAacttttcaaataaaaaaagCCAAAAACTGAAACTAACAACGATGCCGAATGAGTCCATAAGTATTTGCTTCTAGTACCTTCtacataaaaaaacaaaaaaaacaaatgactAGTTTTTTGGAAGAACTCTTACTTGAAAATACAGTTGACGTAGTGATGCACAAAATAATGACTTGATTTTGAAATGATCACTTGAGTACGTAGAAAGATTCAAAGATTAAATCAATTCATTATTTCCTACCaacacaatttcaatttcgattGTGTTTCAGGGTTGAAACGATAGTAGGAGCGTCCTTGGTATCTTGAGTTCCGGTCTCGTgcggtgcctgcaagatgaactccgggccaagggggggtccccgaggcggagcctccgacgctcaagtcagtacaattgatgtataaaatgaggtgtttaggggagagagagtagggtggcttctctagggttagagaatgacCTGTTTTATcttgccctttgaggggtatatatagtgccttgttgggcctttgaggccttgtaagtgatattgggcttgagtgagttttattggcttttgggttaaaatggtgagcccattttaacaccccaacaaatgccccccagacccaattctatttgaaaaatgggttgggttttgattttgatcactTCCAAGTGAAAGTCAATTTCAGCTCAGAATTTTaacctcggctcggattgtaacatcggttcgagttgtaatctcggctcggattttaccttcggttttttaccttcggatttttaccttcggctcggttttatccttcggggTTGAAACGGATTGAAAACGTAAACTTAAAGTTTTGTGATTTCGTGAGTGTCAAGGCATGCGAATTGTTTCGTTATTTTGTTTCTATTCCCCTACGTGATTAAATAATTATTCCATTTGATTTTGTACGGTGTTGATGATACTATTTGAACTGTGATAATCTCTAATCTACACATGTAAAAAATATGAAACACAAATATTCTGAAAATTATACATTGAAATGAAGCTGGTATGATGTTTAATTTCCTTTATAGAATATTTTTTTACATGTTTGTTAATGTATATACCCTTAATCTTCTCTATTAGACATGCTCACACGCCAAATGTTCATTCTATCTTATTATATAGTTGGCCAAACCAATTCACAACTCTACTGGgttcgatttttttttcccaGAAGGTAAGATAAAGTGCTTTATGGGCTGGAACTCCGCACAGGTCAATCCAGTCCATATTAGCAGGTTAGACACCTTTAGGTTCCGTtctattgaacttattttgattgaacttatattatctgaacttatatgaacttattttgtctgaaataaacttatttgtgtatgaaaatgtctggaaaaaacttaattttgcggaacttaattatattatctgaacttaactgaacttattttgtctgaaagtcaaaataagtcgaacataacATAACCTTATTTTgtgtataatttataattacatagtatattgcttaattGGAAGGTTGCAACCTTTTCTACGAGGAGTTCCCCCACCGCTTTCGACGAGTGGACTAACTTTtcgtgggagtttgcatgggtatctCGATGGGTAACATTCCtccccagttgagattttttccataccCAAGGTTCGAACTCAACAACGGACTTTGAACGGTTTTACGAGGGGGCCGGTAgaaaaaattaagcaatatactatgtaattatacaattatacacaaattttaggggaggcgtaactaaaaatacactacaaaaattttCGGCTGGGGTAAACCTGACAAAGATTTACCCCTGTTTGAACTCGAGACTTTGGTTAAGGAGCAAATACCCTTAATCACTCGTGTCTACCTAAATCGGTGTGGTTGGATTTTAATTGCAAATTGAAATCTTTACGTAATAGAGAAGGCCAGAAAGGGGCAGAAGAGAAAAGAACGGCCCAAAATTCAGGATACAGACGTGCCACGTTCAAAGTGAATTATGGACCAAGCAAATTATGAAAGTGGGACTCGTATTGCCTAATATATCAAATCAactaatttaataaaattaacaacACTAATTAATGTAGCAATTGCGTATCACCAATAAACCAATCAAAagaaagttttagattttaggATATTAGCCttcctaatatatatatatatatatatatatatatatatatatatatatatatatatatatatatatatatatatatatatatatatatatatatatatatatatatatatatatatatatatatatatatatatatatatatatatatatataaaagatcGAAACGTGACTTATCTgaagaaagaaaataagaaaatttactATCTACAAATGGGTCAATATCCTGATGCATCTGGAGTACTCTGGACTAGGTGACCTAAAGCAGCAACATAGTTGGCTGCACGATTAGCCTCAAGGTAAACATGTCGTGAGTCTTTAGTGTCGAAACGAGTCAACATCTGCTTGATATCATCGAGAAGTAATTGATCTTAATCCAAGAACTAATATATTAGAATATTAGAAGAGTTAGACAATACGAGTATAGTATAAGGATTTGTTCAATTGCACTCAAATTTGAAGGGGCCAAAATTGAGATTTCATTGGCAATGTAACAATAATAAGAGTGGATAAGTGTAAAACAAAATACTCTATCCGtttcagattagttgttacacttttttttttgccgttccagattagttgttacacttctaaattaggaatgacccaacaattattatattgtctctctcttcccactaattttttttggccccacaccctctctcattcaattaaaaaaaaaataccccactaactcctatcacatcaactttttcaataaaataagaattgataaccaaacaaccagaGGGAGTAGGAAAAAAATATGTGAAACTGTATAATATTATGAGGTAAGATGAGGAATTGAGAAATCAGACCAGACATCTTACCAAACTAGAAAAAGCAAAACGCACTCACATAAAACATTCAGACCAGACTAAACTAgaactagaaaaatcagaccTGTCCAAAAAAGACAATAAACacttaaagaaaaaataaaatttaaaatcagaccagatcagaccaaaaactagaaaaatcaatACAGACCATGTGAAGAGAACATACTCTAACTCCCTAGGTGTCCTATACCAACTTTAATCGGCATATGTAAGATTAATTTGTAGGGTAGTCCAAATTTGGTGAATGCAGAGCATGATCAGTGACAAAACGTGAATTCAGAGCATCGTTTTGAACTCCCAATGCATGAAAAAAATAATGCATGGAACCTCCCCTAGTTCCTTCCAAATTAATCTCTCTAACCTAAATTCATGCAAATCTTGGAACAAATTCTATGTGACATTTGCATCTCTTTGTCAACTTTCTAAAGTGACACATGAATATCATCTCCTTTAACTTACAAATCAATCTGGCAATCATCAAATACATGTATATATAAAGATGGTTATAGCCCGAAG
This genomic stretch from Spinacia oleracea cultivar Varoflay chromosome 3, BTI_SOV_V1, whole genome shotgun sequence harbors:
- the LOC130470212 gene encoding uncharacterized protein — encoded protein: MDFSQKDGKKSKKSQEKATTPQPATTSKFQPSLLNPAHPSQAQSVISPATKNTSIPAQREFTVEDDDELEIESPAREQPKTPLEQTLQERLSPLSEVFTGEQLKTLSAVMAALSDLPASQQLGSVGSLRKTRSAAPQLPVRDLLTALNQENTPEKRKRSDPAETEWPETEQVPIAEYERRAPVLQIARRQTIQPKDSPLCREILEERMERIKIPTGRYDGTTDPEDHCTTFEQHMMLYTDSDAMWCKVFPSTLLGVAASWYKGIEAHSIYSFRQLQASFLSRFVSKQKRKKSSGELMSFAQRDREPLRDYLTRFNNESITIPNLQQEVAVLALMRGMQECEFKKYLSRKSYTNLGDVLHKANEYIRGDEMMKISNVVVATGGNVGYNPGYNPQTGKGGNNFHQSNNQQGAGQRNQNNRNVNPQGQRSRQDRRESRGLFDNYTPLNTPRTAIYNINNKMDGWRRPPPMQSRERNVKKFCDFHNEHGHLTEDCRDLKDNIEDMVRKGYFSQYRARQGNGNNSVGGNPTNSYRPQQQNQQQYPRIEQPYQPPRIEQKQPETSARAEQRDGGKKPPVYVISGGPVHGGTISGANRSLEEHRHMVNFHNTRVWPNPPSIPVMTFSESDCRGIIFPHDDPLVLTIDIENADVNRVLVDGGSSANIIFWEAFKQLHIPEDELQRVNYPVIGFSGSTVYPEGSIRLPVKIGEGSEMRDLMVDFLIIKVPAAYNVIIGRPFIHDVQAVVSTYHLTMIYMSNLERPAKIRGSQ